A genomic region of Alligator mississippiensis isolate rAllMis1 chromosome 6, rAllMis1, whole genome shotgun sequence contains the following coding sequences:
- the DNAJC9 gene encoding dnaJ homolog subfamily C member 9: protein MGLLEQCEAAFGSADLYCVLGVRRHASADEICRGYRKASLRVHPDRVAAERRDEATRHFQVLGRAYAVLSDPEQRAVYDEQGLVDEESDVRSQDRDWAEYWRLLFKKITIKDIQDFEKKYKGSEEELADIKSAYKDFKGDMDKLMESVLCVDYTDEPRIRKIIQQAIDSGEVPSYKAFIKEAKQKMNARKRRAEEEAKEAEKSREELGLGEGEDDLKALIQTRNQNRKKDMDNFLAQLEAKYGNKSKKGGKKTVLKKGKK from the exons atggggctgctggagcagtgcGAGGCGGCCTTCGGCTCCGCCGACCTGTACTGTGTGCTCGGTGTGCGGCGCCACGCCTCGGCCGACGAGATCTGCCGCGGCTACCGCAAGGCGTCGCTGCGCGTCCACCCCGACCGTGTCGCCGCCGAGCGCCGCGATGAGGCCACGCGGCACTTCCAG GTGCTGGGCCGGGCTTACGCGGTGTTGAGCGACCCCGAGCAGCGCGCCGTGTACGACGAGCAGGGCCTGGTGGACGAGGAGTCGGACGTGCGGAGCCAGGACCGCGACTGGGCCGAGTACTGGAGGCTGCTCTTCAAGAAG atcACCATAAAGGATATTCAGGATTTTGAGAAGAAGTACAAAGGTTCAGAAGAAGAGCTGGCTGACATTAAATCAGCATATAAAGATTTCAAAGGAGACATGGACAAGCTTATGGAATCTGTGCTGTGTGTGGATTATACAGATGAGCCCAGGATAAGGAAGATTATACAGCAGGCCATTGACTCGGGAGAGGTTCCATCCTATAAAGCCTTCATTAAAGAAGCTAAGCAGAAAATGAACGCAAGGAAAAGGAGG GCTGAAGAAGAAGCTAAAGAAGCAGAGAAGTCCAGGGAAGAACTAGGTCTTGGTGAAGGAGAAGATGACTTGAAAGCACTTATTCAA ACTAGAAATCAGAATCGGAAAAAAGACATGGACAACTTTCTGGCTCAGCTAGAAGCAAAATATGGAAATAAATctaaaaaaggaggaaagaaaacggtactgaagaaagggaagaaataa